GATGTATAACTAATTGTGGCTAaataataaactgaaactgaaactgaataAAAGATGCGGCCAGGTGTACAACTAACTTATTTGAACATTGCTTTTGGCGAGTTCAGCTTACAGTGTTCGTAGCTTTgcgagccctgagaaaacgtttccagGGAGTTGAGTTATCTTActgttttgaagatacctagaattaaaatcaAGTACAACAACGAAAAGCCTTGTACAATGGTTTGTCAATAGGccagaatggatcgttaaaaataaaataaaagtaaaaatgaaataacaaaacaaaacaaaacaaaaactaaatgaAATCATGGCCAGAAATCGCCGACATTTGAGCCCACACATCGAAGCGCGGCTTTCTCTGGGagagcaaagaatgaaacaactTAACAATATGGCCGCCAGCGAGTGTTCTGTTCCGAAAGTCAGTTAAATGGTCTTTCGTCCGTTGTTTTGTTCGACACATCCAGTAAAAGATTCAAAGGGAGGAAGATTTACGATGTGGAGAGAATGATCGAGCGCCGAAAAGCAAAATATGTaagatttcataatttttggttGTTCTCTGAGTCTCGAACAGTTGAAACTTACCGGGGATTAATTTGTGCATTCAAGCATTATGTGTCGCCTAGCATTTGGTTTGtatgttaaaataaattttgttgatCTGCTATATTATGTTTCATATGCATATGAAGGTAGCATTTTTGTTCGACTCGCTAAGTTTTGGGGCCCTTTGCTTCTCTTACTGATTTGTTGAATTCTTAATTCTGAAGTGTGTTTGAAGGCAATTAGCATGGCTAAGAAATCAGAATTTGAGATGAAAATTGGTCAAATAGTACATCATCCGTTGCTTTTCCTCAAACGATTGCGGCACTTGGAATTCCCCGTTTACGTATTCTGTTACAGCGCAGCAAAATCTTGTTGGTATGCAAATATTGGATGTCAAGCCTCTGCGATAGAGAGTTTTGTATGGGGCAAGCTTCGAAAATAATCTCCGGTGAAAAGTAGGGTCCGTAGGAAATGTTGACAAAACGTAACTGACAAGAATTGGCGAGAAAACTTTCAAGAACTAGACCGGATCGCTGCACTTGGTCCCGGTAAACCagaagtcgttctattttcatttgtttgatttcTGCGATACGTTTCCTTAGAGTgtatggcggccatattgccagGTATTTCCGAGCATGCGCCGTTGCGTTGTCCGCTATTTCTGGCCATGGATGCGACCAGGTGTACAACTAACttattttaacagtgtttttgGTGATTTCAACTTACAGCATTATAACGTTtccgagccctgagaaaacgtttccagtgagttgagttaGTGCATTGTTTTCCAGATGcctagaattaaaaacatgtttaaCATCGAAAAGCATTTTATAAAcgtttgtcaataatccagaatgCATCGTTAAAActaaagcaaaaatgaaaaccaaacaacaacaacaacaacaacaacaaaaataacaatagtaataataactgAATAAAAGATGCGGCCAAGTGTACAACTAAGTTATTTGAACGCTGTTTTTGGCGAGTTCAATTTACAGCGTTCGTAGCTTTgcgagccctgagaaaacgtttccagtgagttgagttatcttactgttttgaagatacctagaattaaaatcaAGTACAACAACGAAAAACCTTGTACAATGGTTTGTCAATAGGccagaatggatcgttaaaaataaaataaaagtaaaaatgaaataacaaaagaaaagaaaaactgaatGAAATCATGGCCAGAAATCGCCGACATTTGAGCCCGCACATCGAAGCACGGCTTTCTCCGGGAGAGCAAAGAAGGAAACAACTTAACAATATGGCCTCCAGCCAGTGTTCTGTTCCGAAAGTCGATTATAAACAGTTAAATGGTCTTTCGTCCGTTGTTTTGTTCGACACATCCACTAAAAAATTCAAAGGGAGGAAGATTTACGATGTGGAGAGAATCATTGAGCGCCGAAAAGCAAAATATGTAAGATTTGATAATTTTTGGTTCTTCTCTGAGTCTTGAACGGTTGAAACTTACCGGGGATTAATTTGTGCATTCAAGCATTATGTGTCGACTAGAATTTGCTTTGtatgttaaaataaattttgttgatCTGCTAGATTATGTTTCATATGCGTATTAAGGTAGCATTTTTGTTCGACTTGCTAAGTTTTGGGGCCCTTTGCTTCTCGTACTGATTTGTTGAACTCTGAATTCTGAAGTGTGTTTGAAGGCAATTAGCAGGGCTAAGAAATCAGCATTTGAGATTAAAATTGGTCAAATAGTACATCATACGTTGCTTTTCCTCAAACGATTGCGGCACTTGAAATTCCCCGTTTACGTCTTCTGCTACAGCGCAGCAAAATCTGGTTGGGATGCAAATATTGGATGTCAAGCCTCTGCGATAGAGAGTGTTGTATGGGGCAAGCTTCGAAAATAATCTCCGGTGAAAAGTAGGGTCCGTAggaaatgttgacaaaaagtaACTGACAAGAATTGGCGAGAAAACTTTCAAGAACTAGACCGGATCAAGGCACTTGGTCCCGGTAAACCagaagtcgttctattttcatttgtttgatttttgcGATACGTTTCCTTAGAGTgtatggcggccatattgccagGTATTCCCGAGCATGCGCCGTTGCGTTGTCCGCTATTTCTGGCAATGTATGCGACCAGGTGTACAACTAACttattttaacagtgtttttgttaatttcaacttacagcgtttgtagatttccgagccctgagaaaacgtttccagtgaGTTGAGCTAGTGCATTGTTTTCCAGATGCCTAGAATTAAAAGCATGTTTAACATCGAAAAGCATTTTATAATcgtttgtcaataatccagaatgCATCGTTAAAACtaaagcaaaaatgaaatccaaacaacaacaacaacaaagaaataacaatagtaagaataactgaataaaagaTGCGGCCAAGTGTACAACTAAGTTATTTGAACGCTGTTTTTGGCGAGTTTAACTTACAGCGTTCGTAGCTTTgcgagccctgagaaaacgtttccagtgagttgagttatcttactgttttgaagatacctagaattaaaatcaAGTACAACAACGAAAAACCTTGTACAATGGTTTGTCAATAGGccagaatggatcgttaaaaataaaataaaagtaaaaatgaaataacaaaagaaaagaaaaactgaatGAAATCATGGCCAGAAATCGCCGACATTTGAGCCCGCACATCGAAGCGCGGCTTTCTCCGGGagagcaaagaatgaaacaactTAACAATATGGCCTCCAGCCAGTGTTCTGTTCCGAAAGTCGATTATAAACAGTTAAATGGTCTTTCGTCCGTTGTTTTGTTCGACACATCCACTAAAAAAATCAAAGGGAGGAAGATTTACGATGTGGAGAGAATCATTGAGCGCCGAAAAGCAAAATATGTAAGATTTGATAATTTTTGGTTCTTCTCTGAGTCTTGAACGGTTGAAACTTACCGGGGATTAATTTGTGCATTCAAGCATTATGTGTCGACTAGAATTTGCTTTGtatgttaaaataaattttgttgatCTGCTGGATTATGTTTCATATGCGTATTAAGGTAGCATTTTTGTTCGACTTGCTAAGTTTTGGGGCCCTTTGCTTCTCGTACTGATTTGTTGAACTCTGAATTCTGAAGTGTGTTTGAAGGCAATTAGCAGGGCTAAGAAATCAGCATTTGAGATTAAAATTGGTCAAATAGTACATCATACGTTGCTTTTCCTCAAAGGATTGCGGCACTTGAAATTCCCCGTTTACGTCTTCTGCTACAGCGCAGCAAAATCTGGTTGGGATGCAAGTATTGGATGTCAAGCCTCTGCGATAGAGAGTGTTGTATGGGGCAAGCTTCGAAAATAATCTCCGGTGAAAAGTAGGGTCCGTAggaaatgttgacaaaaagtaACTGACAAGAATTGGCGAGAAAACTTTCAAGAACTAGACCGGATCAAGGCACTTGGTCCCGGTAAACCagaagtcgttctattttcatttgtttgatttttgcGATACGTTTCCTTAGAGTgtatggcggccatattgccagGTATTCCCGAGCATGCGCCGTTGCGTTGTCCGCTATTTCTGGCAATGGATGCGACCAGGTGTACAACTAACttattttaacagtgtttttgttaatttcaacttacagcgtttgtagatttccgagccctgagaaaacgtttccagtgaGTTGAGCTAGTGCATTGTTTTCCAGATGCCTAGAATTAAAAGCATGTTTAACATCGAAAAGCATTTTATAATcgtttgtcaataatccagaatgCATCGTTAAAACtaaagcaaaaatgaaatccaaacaacaacaacaacaaagaaataacaatagtaagaataactgaataaaagaTGCGGCCAGGTGTACAACTAATTTATTTGAACGCTGTTTTTGGCGAGTTCAATTTACAGCGTTCGTAGCTTTgcgagccctgagaaaacgtttccagtgagttgagttatcttactgttttgaagatacctagaattaaaatcaAGTACAACAACGAAAAACCTTGTACAATGGTTTGTCAATAGGccagaatggatcgttaaaaatgaaataaaagtaaaaatgaaataacaaaagaaaagaaaaattgaatgAAATCATGTCCAGAAATCGCCGACATTTGAGCCCGCACATCGAAGCGCGGCTTTCCCCGGGagagcaaagaatgaaacaactTAACGATATGGCCTCCAGCCAGTGTTCTGTTCCGAAAGTCGATTATAAACAGTTAAATGGTCTTTCGTCCGTTGTTTTGCTCGACACATCCACTAAAAAATTCAAAGGGAGAAACATTTACGATGTGGAGAGAATCACTGTGCGCCGAAAAGCAAGACATCTAACatttcataatttttggttGTTCTCTAAGTCTCGAACAGTTAAAACTTACCGGGGATTAATTTGTGCATTCAAGCATTATGTGTCGCCTAGCATTTGGTTTGtatgttaaaataaattttgttgatCTGCTATATTATGTTTCATATGCATATGAAGGTAGCATTTTTGTTCGACTCGCTAAGTTTTGGGGCCCTTTGCTTCTCTTACTGATTTGTTGAATTCTTAATTCTGAAGTGTGTTTGAAGGCAATTAGCATGGCTAAGAAATCAGCATTTGAGATGAAAATTGGTCAAATAGTACATCATCCGTTGCTTTTCCTCAAACGATTGCGGCACTTGGAATTCCCCGTTTACGTATTCTGTTACAGCGCAGCAAAATCTTGTTGGTATGCAAATATTGGATGTCAAGCCTCTGCGATAGAGAGTGTTGTATGGGGCAAGCTTCGAAAATAATCTTCCTTGAAAAGTAGGGTCCGTAGGAAATGTTGACAAAACGTAACTGACAAGAATTGGCGAGAAAACTTTCAAGAACTAGACCGGATCGCTGCACTTGGTCCCGGTAAACCagaagtcgttctattttcatttgtttgatttcTGCGATACGTTTCCTTAGAGTgtatggcggccatattgccagGTATTTCCGAGCATGCGCCGTTGCGTTGTCCGCTATTTCTGGCCATGGATGCGACCAGGTGTACAACTAACttattttaacagtgtttttgGTGATTTCAACTTACAGCATTATTACGTTtccgagccctgagaaaacgtttccagtgagttgagttaGTGCATTGTTTTCCAGATGcctagaattaaaaacatgtttaagCCTCTGCGATAGAGAGTGTTGTATGGGGCAAGCTTCGAAAATAATCTTCCGTGAAAAGTAGGGTCCGTAAGAAATGTTGACAATGTTAGACCGGATCACGGCACTTGTTCCCGGTAAACCAGGAGTCGTtctattttcatttgtttgatttcTGTGATACGTTTCCTTAGAGTGTATGGCGGCCATGTTGCCAGGTGTTCTCGAGCATGCGCCGTTGCGTTGCCCGCTATTTCTGGGCATGTTCCTTGACTCGAATTGACGGCAGCTCTGCTCTCCGTAAGGAGCAATGCCCCTTTGCGAGAAGTGCTTGAGTTGGACCAGATTAACGAGGTATTTTTTACAGATAGTCAAGTAGTTGTCGGCTATATTAAGAACGATGCCCAACGCTTCCACGTTTTCGTGGCCAACCGGGTGCAACAAATTCGAGATAACAGCAACCCTGATCAGTGGAAATACATTGAGTCCAACCAAAATCCAGCAGACGCATCTTCGCGTGGCATTTACCCTCAGGACCTGGTTGACTCCCGATGGCTCAACGGACCGCCTTTCTTATGGCAGCAAGAGCTTCCGAAGTGGAATGACGATGTAAATCTTGTCATCTCCCCAGACGATCCAGAGGTCAAGAAAGTTCAAGCTTTTGTTACGGCAGCTCGACATGAACGGATGGCAACCATTTCCGAACGCTTGGGCTACTTCTCCGATTAGGATAGGGCCAAGAAAGCTGTCGCTACATGTATGAAGCTTTAAGCATCACTCCAACATAGTCCCAAGGAACCGTTACATACAGCAATGAAAGGAAGAAAAGAGAGAGACACATCGTCATACAGATCGCCGTCGGTGGACGAAATGCGAAAGGCCGAGCATTCAATATTAAAGTCACTCCAAGAGGAAGCCTTTTCCGACGAAATCAAGATTCTCAAATCCTTAGGGGTGCAAAACGACGATGCAAATAGAGAATTTGCGAAGAGACGTGATTTGTCCATGAAGAAGACAAGCTCACTCTATCGATTAGATCCCTTCCTAGACGAAAATGGCGTTTTGCAAGTTGGTGGTCGGATAAGAAACGCGCCAGTATCTTATGAAATTAAGCATCCAGTTATCCTCCCAAGTAAGAGTCACGTCACAATCTTGTTGGTGAGGTACCACCACGAGAGGATAAGCCATCAAGGCCGAGGCATGAGACTAAACGATCTGCGGTCCCATGGATACTGGCTAATCGGAGGGAGTTCTTGTGTTTACCGGTGTATTTCCAAATGCGTGATTTGCCGAAAACTCCGTGGAGCACTACAGCAGCCAAAGAGGGCAAATTTGCCCACGGACAGAGTGGAACCCGCACCGCCCTTTACTCACTGCGGAGTCAACTACTTTGGTCCGTGGCTCATCAAGGAAGGCCGTAATGATGAGGCGCTATGGCGTGTTGTTTACATGTTTGTCAAGCCGTGCAATCCACCTTAAGGTATCCGCTACCCTAGAAACCGACTCGTTCATAAACGCTTTACCGAGGCCCCGTACGATCGATCAGATGCGATCACGGAAGTAACCTTGTGGGTGCCAAGAACGAATTGCAGAAGACGCTGTCCTCAATGGACCAGACCCGCGTTCGTCACTTCCTTTTCGAACGTAACTGCGATTGGATTGAATTCCAGCTAAACGTCCCATCGGCTAGCCATATGGGTGGTGTTTGGGAACGACAAATCAGAACAGCGCGCAATGTACTTTCCATCCTACTAGACCGATGCGTTAGCCAGCTGAATGACGAATCTCTTCAAACCTTCATGACGGAGATAGAGGCCGTGGTAAATAGCCGCCCTTTAACCGTTGAGAATTTAACGTCGCCAGATGCATTAGAACCACTTTCTCCCAATCATCTGCTTACCGGAAAGTCAAGCGTCGTCCTACCAGCACCTGGAGAATTTCAATGTGCTGATCTGTACCTTCGAAAGAGATGGAGACGGGTCCAACACTTGACTTACGAGTTTTGGGTGCGTTGGAAAAGAGAGTTCCTTCATACCCTTCAATTGCGACAGAAGTGGATGGGTCTGAGGCGTAGCCTCCAGGAAGGAGACGTTGTGATCATCAGTAATGACAACCTTCCCCGGAACATCTGGCAGATCGCCCGCACAGAAGAGGCTTATTGCGACCCGGATGGCTACGTGCGAAAGGTAAAGGTAGCAGTGGGAGATGCTGCTTTAGATGACAAGGGACGCAGAGTCAGGCACATCAGCTACCTTAAACGACCGGTGCATAAGTTGGTACTACTTGTACCAAGCAATGACGTTGAGAGTTTGGACCAGGGAGTCCCCACCAAGGAGCCTTAGAGATACCGTCTATTTGGATTTGACCCAAGGATTCGACGAACATTTGTGATCCTATGAACTGGATTTGGCCTTATAATTTGATTAGcacttgattgattgattaccTAAGTTATTATTAAATTGATTAGCTCAATTTAGGGGAGCCATGTAATTGTTGTCGAGTTAGGTGTCAGTTTCGGTTAAGCATTAGTCTTTGTCACGTATTAGTAACGCCCGATATCATATGTCAAAACCTCGTGCGTTGTTACTTTGCGATAGATAGTTTCTTGGATGAGAGAGCTTCAGGCGAAAGTTATTGCGAAGGTTATCTTGCGACTTGCGTATTCAGGCGTTACATAGAGGACAATCGGTAAGCGTGTATTTATTTCCTTGTCGTTTTCGTTGcattttttggccaatttctaTATTGTTATGTTTCCTCGCGCTCATGTATTTCGATATGAATTTGTGTTATGTTGTGgttatttcagttttaatctTTACCGTTGCTTAGACTAGGTTTTTTATTGAATTTTAGTTTGACGGTTTTTGGATATCAAATCATCATCAATTCGAATAATTCACATTGGAATCATAAACGGTGGTTTGGTGTTTGAAATCAGTACTTCCAGCGAAGTCCTTGCACTCGGCGTACGTTTTGCGATATTCTAATGTTGTTGCGACGCCTGAAGCTACATTCAATAATAACCACAGTGCCATTGCTGTCTCTTTTTACACACTTACATAATGTAAAGTCAACTTGTTAGGCAAATAAAACAttaatatgaaagaaatgttatatgcagtgcggtgtttgaaatcaaatgaagatatgatcctcgcacctgctggacaatttaagcaattgtctcatgaacctgaaaaattcaggtgactcaacgggattcgaacccatgacctctgcgatgccggtgcagtgctctaaccaactgagctatgaagtcacacagtggagagcaggtcaatttgttgggctcatcttttcccgtgaaaggaatgtgatatgaaagaaatgttatatgcagtgcggtgtttgaaagcaaatgaagatatgatcctcgcacttgctggacaattttagcaattgtctcatgaacctgaaaaattcaggtgactcaacgggattcgaacccatgacctctgcgatgccggtgcagtgctctaaccaactgagctatgaagtcacacagtggagagcaggtcaatttgttgggctcatgttttcccgtaaAAGGAATGtgatatgaaagaaatgttatatgcagtgcttgaaatcaaatgaagatatgatcctcgcacttgctggacaatttgtataatggtttgtcaataatccagaatggatcgttaaaaaaaatcaaggggaACCCATGGCCAAACTCCTAGAACAAGTGATctagagatgtaacatgttggtgaacttgcaattattggtcgattttaaaggctgttaaaacaagttgggtTAATACCGTGGAGTCGCTCTCAcgattgctatttcaatatggcgatGGACTCGGACTGCGCGGTTAGTAATACCTGACCTGCTAATCGCCCTTTTTCGCAGTCGGAGACTGAATTGCCAAGGACGCAGCTCAACGAGTTCGGATCAAAGAAGCTGTGCAGCCAGCTAGGGGCTTGGCCGTTGAACACGACCCATGTATGTCCTCGGAGCACAACACCAAAGCCacatggattagactgggagtcgatgTTAAGGATGGAGGAaaccggagaaaaccctcgaagtcaggttgagatcgactgaaactcaagcCACGCGCAAAATTTGTtctagaggtggaaggcgtgttTGATGTCCAAGGTACGGTGGGCGAGAGTGGCCATTAATAATGAGAACTcaaactcaaaaatcgatttccaaaagtaacaattctaTACTGAAAGTTGCTTGCTCaagtgaaaactttaatttCAAACTCACTAAGTGCAAAAGCCATTCCCATAATTAACAATTCAAAAGCCATAATTGACATTCAACAACTGCAAATTCGCAGTTGCGAAAACGCAGTTTTCAATTCTCAGTTCTACTTGGAAACCCAACCCACACACAACATTTgttgtagaggtggaaggcgtgactGATGTCCACGGAGTACAGCACCGGAAATCTATCCACATGGTCaaccatccagatatcaaccttGTTTAACAGGGCTCAACTTCAGTGAACAGAAGACAACCGGTGTTTATCTTTGTTGCTACCGCTCACACGGCTTGAGaccgactaattacgaacagtatgtacacctgagtgagtgagtgagtgagcgAGTGACACACTTGCATATCGGAATCCCCTcaagaaacccgtttctacgcttcgcgtatccacgagtttaaaaatgataatacataaataaaattgaaaataaaataaacaaaattaaaagacaatAAAAGATGCGGCCACGTGTACAACCAACttattttaacagtgtttttggcgagttcaacttacagcgttcgTAGATTTGCGAGTcttgagaaaacgttttccgtgagTTGAGTTAActtattgttttgaagatacctagaattacagtcaagtacaacaacaaaaagcctTTGTATAATGGCTTGTTTATAGGACAGAATTGATCTttaaaaataaagtaataattaaaataacaaagcccaaaaaaaaaacggaatgAAAGATGCGGCCATGTGTACAACTAACTTATTTTTATGATCTTGTTGgtaagttcaacttacagcgttgctagatttccgagccctgagaaaacgttttctgtgagttgagttattgcattgtttccaagatacctagaattaaaaacatgttcaagATCAAAAAGCTTTGTACaatggtttgtcaataatccagaatggatcgctaaaaaaatcaaagggaaccaatggccaaactcgtggattaagtgatctagagatgtaacatgttggtgaacttgcaattattggtcgATTTTAAAAGCTGTTACAACAAGTTGGGTTAATACCGTGGAGTCGCTCTCAcgattgctatttcaatatggcgatGGACTCGGACTGCGCGGTTAGTAATACGTGACCTGCTAATCGCCCTTTCTCGCAATCGGAGACTGAATTGCCAAGGACGCAGCTAAACGATGTCGGATCAAAGGAGCTGTGCAGCCAGCTAGGGGCTTGGCCGTTGAACACGACCCATGTATGTCCTCGGAGCACAACACCAAAGCTACATGGATTAGACTGCGAGTCGATGTTAAGGATGGAGGAaaccggagaaaaccctcgaagtcaggttgagatcgactgaaactcaagcCACGCGCAAAATTTGTtctagaggtggaaggcgtgttTGATTTCCAAGGTACGGTGGGCGAGAGTGGCCATTAATAATGAGAACTcaaactcaaaaatcgatttccaaaagtaacaattctaTACTGAAAGTTGCTTGCTCaagtgaaaactttaatttCAAACTCACTAAGTGCAAAAGCCATTCCCATAATTAACAATTCAAAAGCCATAATTGACATTCAACAACTGCAAATTCGCAGTTGCGAAAACGCAGTTTTCAATTCTCAGTTCTACTTGGAAACCCAACCCACACACAACATTTGTtatagaggtggaaggcgtgactGATGTCCACGGA
The sequence above is drawn from the Acropora muricata isolate sample 2 unplaced genomic scaffold, ASM3666990v1 scaffold_716, whole genome shotgun sequence genome and encodes:
- the LOC136906888 gene encoding uncharacterized protein → MAAILPDSQVVVGYIKNDAQRFHVFVANRVQQIRDNSNPDQWKYIESNQNPADASSRGIYPQDLVDSRWLNGPPFLWQQELPKWNDDVNLVISPDDPEVKKVQAFVTAARHERMATISERLGYFSD
- the LOC136906889 gene encoding uncharacterized protein, whose product is MGGVWERQIRTARNVLSILLDRCVSQLNDESLQTFMTEIEAVVNSRPLTVENLTSPDALEPLSPNHLLTGKSSVVLPAPGEFQCADLYLRKRWRRVQHLTYEFWVRWKREFLHTLQLRQKWMGLRRSLQEGDVVIISNDNLPRNIWQIARTEEAYCDPDGYVRKVKVAVGDAALDDKGRRVRHISYLKRPVHKLVLLVPSNDVESLDQGVPTKEP